In Bradyrhizobium erythrophlei, a single genomic region encodes these proteins:
- a CDS encoding peptidoglycan DD-metalloendopeptidase family protein, protein MGSGASKFATYLQLAFFLFVAGSGTLAADEFRSPAVSVARADWRAALDQLRSEISTEPSVVPAFTFAGRRRLAASDPRSLPAFMQLNATTSRIFTGIGRSTVPVLLPFDAAAYLDARWTGTLEGIPLSRFQADFRPVDMFDAGPAGYDAVFSLEPGVGLPQRIFAKPVEVQITGSLLTYDLNDPLGGKGEPVKSLAAQYPDMRRFIREGYVRYAFTRFGVPYVVSIQCLDSAPRPKRLACREAYPVAERFLKALHVAGGLPSRKRMDVTPETVERPFDLSADFSYRAPGDIIAKSGSRKQGGRADFTAYSQIRFPLEKAPAFAHSQSFGKHRPAASLDELSGGPTSYPWQDNFCEARSFGVGQCPSGFGHQGQDMRPAPCPAHDDGGEHCDPKQQPVVAVRDAVLIRSPKQQAATLQVNSRNEHIRFRYMHMNPAAMDEDDILNGRHVAEGEKIGVVSNYLDHPNGTTRHLHFDMQVFTRDGWLWVSPYVTLVSAYERLIHGRGREVGPRSLPAAANVAHALPEDMSHREPEEGGEN, encoded by the coding sequence GTGGGATCGGGGGCCAGCAAGTTTGCTACTTATCTTCAGCTAGCCTTCTTTTTGTTCGTTGCCGGCTCTGGCACGCTGGCCGCAGACGAATTCAGAAGTCCGGCTGTGTCTGTCGCGCGCGCGGACTGGCGTGCGGCGCTCGATCAACTCCGTTCAGAGATCAGCACCGAGCCTTCGGTCGTCCCGGCCTTTACGTTCGCTGGCCGCCGACGCCTTGCCGCGTCGGATCCGCGCTCGCTGCCGGCCTTCATGCAGCTCAACGCGACGACGTCCCGGATCTTCACCGGTATCGGTCGCAGCACGGTGCCGGTGCTTCTACCATTCGACGCCGCGGCCTATCTCGACGCACGATGGACAGGGACGCTTGAGGGCATCCCGCTGTCGCGCTTTCAGGCCGACTTCCGTCCTGTTGACATGTTCGATGCGGGCCCCGCCGGCTACGACGCGGTGTTCTCGCTCGAGCCCGGCGTCGGCCTGCCGCAGCGCATTTTTGCCAAGCCGGTGGAAGTTCAGATCACCGGCTCGCTCCTGACCTACGATCTCAATGATCCCCTTGGCGGCAAGGGCGAACCGGTCAAGTCGCTGGCGGCGCAATATCCGGACATGCGCCGTTTCATACGCGAAGGTTACGTGCGCTATGCGTTCACGCGCTTCGGCGTCCCCTATGTCGTTTCGATCCAGTGCCTCGACAGCGCGCCAAGGCCGAAGCGGCTTGCCTGCCGCGAAGCCTATCCTGTCGCCGAGCGGTTTCTGAAGGCGTTACATGTCGCAGGTGGGCTGCCGTCCCGGAAGCGCATGGACGTCACGCCGGAAACCGTGGAACGGCCTTTCGATCTCTCGGCGGATTTCAGCTACCGCGCGCCCGGCGACATCATTGCCAAGAGCGGGTCGCGCAAGCAGGGCGGCCGGGCGGATTTCACCGCCTATTCGCAAATTCGCTTTCCTCTGGAGAAAGCCCCCGCCTTCGCCCACTCCCAATCCTTCGGCAAGCACCGGCCGGCGGCGAGCTTGGACGAATTGTCGGGCGGGCCGACCAGTTATCCCTGGCAGGATAATTTTTGCGAGGCCCGCAGTTTTGGCGTCGGGCAATGCCCAAGCGGATTTGGCCATCAGGGCCAGGATATGCGGCCTGCGCCCTGCCCTGCCCATGACGACGGAGGCGAACATTGCGACCCAAAGCAGCAACCGGTAGTCGCCGTCCGCGATGCCGTGCTGATCCGTTCACCGAAACAGCAGGCAGCCACGCTTCAGGTCAACAGCCGCAACGAGCATATTCGCTTCCGCTACATGCACATGAATCCGGCCGCGATGGATGAGGATGACATCCTGAATGGCCGCCATGTTGCGGAAGGCGAGAAGATCGGCGTCGTGTCCAACTATCTCGATCATCCCAACGGCACCACGCGCCACCTCCACTTCGACATGCAGGTTTTTACGCGTGACGGCTGGTTGTGGGTCAGTCCTTACGTCACGCTGGTCTCGGCCTATGAGCGCCTGATTCACGGACGTGGACGCGAGGTCGGCCCCCGCAGCCTGCCGGCCGCCGCCAACGTGGCTCACGCCCTCCCTGAAGACATGAGCCACCGCGAGCCGGAAGAAGGCGGCGAGAATTAA
- a CDS encoding lytic murein transglycosylase, whose translation MTQADSQQSPSRRTLLHAGLVAGLGAGALLVSPLTALAAPPGFEQWRNGFRSRALAKGISETTWARVMGHIEPDMSVFAELRSQPEFKEELWQYINRRVSDWRIIHGKEALRKNAALFARIEKDFGVERGTLLALWGVESAYGDPLVQQNHMRPVFPALTALAWNEPRRRAYWETELINALRIVDRGWSTPEEMQGSWAGAMGHTQWMPEVWLNVGMDYDHDGRVSPFGKPDDALGSTARYLVDRGKYHPGEHWGYEVRANGASAHGNRTYAAWTGAGVTRADGAPFPQPNASAQLWTPVPGGPSFLLGPNFYSVRSYNPAMSYALAICHLGDRVLGAPPFIQPFPDSERALTLAEVQEMQTRLTKAGFDTGGTDGRVGNDTMQAVKDYQNKMGLLPADGYGGLKVLASLRQKS comes from the coding sequence ATGACGCAGGCTGATTCCCAACAATCGCCTTCACGCCGGACACTGCTCCACGCCGGCCTCGTGGCCGGCCTTGGCGCAGGCGCCCTGCTCGTCAGTCCCCTCACCGCGTTGGCCGCCCCGCCGGGTTTCGAACAATGGCGCAACGGCTTCCGTAGCCGCGCGCTGGCGAAAGGAATTTCGGAAACGACCTGGGCGCGCGTGATGGGCCACATCGAGCCGGACATGTCCGTGTTCGCAGAGCTCCGGAGCCAGCCGGAATTCAAGGAGGAACTCTGGCAATACATCAATCGCCGCGTCTCGGACTGGCGCATCATTCACGGGAAAGAGGCGCTCAGAAAGAACGCGGCGCTGTTCGCCCGCATCGAGAAGGATTTCGGCGTCGAGCGCGGCACATTGTTGGCACTGTGGGGTGTCGAATCCGCCTATGGCGATCCACTGGTGCAGCAGAATCACATGCGGCCGGTATTCCCCGCGCTCACGGCGCTGGCCTGGAACGAACCGCGCCGCCGGGCCTATTGGGAAACCGAACTGATCAACGCGCTGCGCATCGTCGATCGCGGCTGGAGCACCCCGGAGGAAATGCAGGGTTCGTGGGCTGGCGCGATGGGTCACACCCAGTGGATGCCCGAGGTCTGGCTCAACGTCGGCATGGACTACGACCATGACGGCCGGGTGTCGCCGTTCGGCAAGCCCGACGATGCGCTGGGTTCGACCGCCCGTTACCTCGTCGACCGCGGCAAGTATCACCCCGGTGAACACTGGGGCTATGAAGTCCGCGCGAACGGCGCATCGGCCCATGGAAATCGCACCTATGCCGCGTGGACCGGCGCCGGTGTGACGCGCGCCGATGGCGCGCCCTTTCCGCAACCGAATGCTTCGGCGCAACTGTGGACGCCCGTGCCGGGCGGACCGAGTTTCCTGCTGGGGCCAAATTTCTATTCGGTGCGAAGCTACAATCCCGCCATGAGCTACGCGCTTGCGATCTGCCATCTCGGCGATCGCGTCCTTGGCGCGCCGCCATTTATCCAACCCTTCCCTGATTCCGAACGCGCACTGACGCTCGCCGAAGTGCAGGAGATGCAGACCCGCCTGACCAAGGCCGGCTTCGACACCGGCGGCACCGACGGCCGCGTCGGCAATGATACGATGCAGGCCGTCAAGGACTATCAAAACAAAATGGGGCTTCTGCCGGCCGACGGCTACGGCGGACTGAAGGTGCTGGCGAGCTTGCGGCAGAAGTCGTGA
- the recJ gene encoding single-stranded-DNA-specific exonuclease RecJ, with protein MTLPASALPVEAPHAFLGVAHSLTGKLWRDRLDARGAAKALAITQRYQLPEMLARVLAGREVEIDAVEDFLDPTIRKLMPDPFTVTQMEAAAKRIADAAMCSEKVAIFGDYDVDGATSAALLAWHLRHCGLDPLIHIPDRIFEGYGPNTEAVRALAGKGATLLVTVDCGTTSLEPLSEARKLGMSVVVIDHHQCGDELPEVDALVNPNRPDDLSGLGHLAAVGLVLVTLVALNRELRARGFWKSEMPEPDLLGMLHHVALGTVADVAPLIGLNRAFVAKGLIAMRRRDHVGHTALMDVARLNGPPEAWHLGFMLGPRINAGGRIGRADLGVRLLLEGDISEAARIAAELDRLNTERRVIEQAAEAQAEAEALAALGLEDKGAVIVTASEGWHPGIVGLVASRLKDKFSRPTFAIALEPGGLGTGSGRSIGGVDLGKAVRQAVHDGLLIKGGGHAMAAGVTLRKERLAEFRAYMENALAADVAQSRHVNEIFVDGAVSARGVTTELAATLNRAGPFGSGNPEPVLALPSHQLVYADEIGQAHLRLRFKSGDGAIVNGVAFRSIGQKLGNALTAHRGQVLHVAGSLAVDRWQGTERVQLRVLDVAVPDQGPAMIR; from the coding sequence ATGACGCTTCCCGCATCCGCATTGCCAGTCGAGGCCCCGCACGCTTTTCTCGGCGTCGCCCATTCCCTGACCGGAAAGCTGTGGCGTGACCGCCTGGATGCACGCGGAGCTGCGAAGGCGCTGGCGATAACGCAACGCTATCAATTGCCGGAAATGCTGGCGCGCGTGCTCGCGGGGCGCGAGGTCGAGATCGATGCGGTCGAAGACTTCCTCGATCCGACCATCCGCAAGCTGATGCCTGACCCCTTCACCGTGACCCAGATGGAGGCGGCGGCCAAGCGCATCGCCGATGCCGCCATGTGCAGCGAGAAGGTCGCGATCTTTGGCGACTACGACGTCGATGGCGCAACATCCGCCGCGCTGCTTGCCTGGCACCTGCGCCATTGCGGCCTCGATCCGCTGATCCACATTCCCGACCGGATTTTCGAAGGCTACGGGCCCAATACCGAGGCGGTGCGTGCGCTGGCCGGGAAGGGCGCCACGTTGCTGGTGACGGTCGATTGCGGCACCACCAGCCTCGAGCCGCTCAGTGAGGCGCGCAAGCTCGGCATGTCGGTCGTCGTGATCGATCACCACCAATGCGGCGACGAGTTGCCCGAGGTCGACGCGCTGGTGAATCCGAACCGGCCGGACGATCTCTCCGGGCTCGGTCATCTCGCGGCCGTCGGCCTCGTTCTCGTCACGCTGGTTGCGCTCAATCGCGAACTGCGTGCGCGTGGCTTCTGGAAGTCGGAGATGCCGGAGCCGGATCTGCTCGGCATGCTGCATCACGTGGCGCTCGGCACCGTCGCCGACGTCGCTCCGCTGATCGGGTTAAATCGCGCCTTCGTCGCCAAGGGATTGATCGCGATGCGCCGGCGCGACCATGTCGGCCACACCGCGCTGATGGATGTCGCGCGGCTCAACGGCCCGCCGGAAGCCTGGCATCTCGGCTTCATGCTGGGACCGCGCATCAATGCGGGCGGACGCATCGGGCGCGCCGATCTCGGCGTGCGGCTGCTGCTCGAAGGCGATATTTCCGAAGCGGCACGGATTGCCGCCGAGCTCGACCGCCTCAACACCGAACGCCGCGTCATCGAACAGGCGGCCGAAGCGCAGGCCGAAGCCGAGGCACTGGCCGCGCTCGGACTCGAGGACAAGGGAGCCGTCATCGTGACGGCCTCCGAAGGCTGGCATCCCGGCATCGTCGGTCTCGTAGCCTCGCGGCTGAAAGACAAGTTCTCGCGCCCGACCTTTGCCATTGCACTGGAGCCCGGCGGCCTCGGGACCGGATCGGGCCGCTCGATCGGCGGCGTCGATCTCGGCAAGGCGGTGCGGCAGGCCGTGCACGACGGCCTCCTGATCAAGGGCGGCGGGCATGCGATGGCCGCCGGCGTGACCTTGCGCAAGGAGCGCCTCGCCGAGTTTCGCGCCTATATGGAGAATGCCCTTGCCGCTGATGTCGCGCAGTCGCGCCATGTCAACGAGATCTTCGTCGATGGCGCGGTTAGCGCGCGTGGCGTGACCACGGAGCTCGCCGCCACGCTCAATCGCGCCGGTCCGTTCGGCAGCGGCAACCCGGAGCCGGTGCTGGCGCTGCCGTCGCATCAATTGGTCTATGCCGATGAAATCGGCCAGGCCCATCTGCGCCTGCGCTTCAAGTCGGGCGACGGCGCCATCGTCAACGGCGTGGCGTTTCGCTCGATCGGCCAGAAACTGGGTAACGCGCTCACGGCCCATCGCGGTCAGGTGCTGCATGTGGCGGGATCGCTCGCGGTCGATCGCTGGCAGGGCACCGAGCGCGTGCAGTTGCGCGTGCTGGATGTTGCCGTACCCGATCAGGGGCCGGCGATGATCAGGTAG
- a CDS encoding dihydrodipicolinate synthase family protein yields MEALDLRGLVPAPVTPFTREGEVNHAAIQRLGGWLAGFKEVKGLVVLGHAGEGTFLTADEQAAVIESFVKAVDRKIPIIAGITLEGTAVAAAEAKRAVKAGAEAGLVYPSHGWLRFGYQKGAPQDRYRAIYQESGLPLILFQYPDATKATYNLDTQLEIAALPGVFAMKNGVRNMRRWDTEIPVVRRERPNLQILTCHDEYLLHTMFDVDGALVGYGGLTPEPLIELIAAGKAKDYAKARAIHDRLLPVTRTVYHRGSHMEGTVALKHGLVARGILDHATVRSPLLPLEPGADVEIADALRSAGLVGPTSAKSRAA; encoded by the coding sequence ATGGAAGCCCTAGATCTCAGAGGTCTCGTCCCCGCCCCGGTTACCCCCTTCACCCGCGAAGGCGAGGTTAACCATGCGGCCATCCAGCGGCTCGGCGGCTGGCTGGCCGGCTTCAAGGAAGTCAAAGGTCTGGTGGTTCTGGGCCATGCCGGCGAAGGCACGTTCCTGACAGCTGACGAGCAGGCCGCGGTCATCGAAAGCTTCGTCAAGGCGGTCGACCGCAAAATTCCCATTATCGCCGGCATTACGCTGGAAGGCACCGCGGTTGCCGCGGCCGAAGCCAAGCGCGCGGTAAAGGCCGGCGCGGAAGCCGGACTGGTCTATCCGTCACATGGCTGGCTGCGCTTTGGCTATCAGAAGGGCGCGCCGCAAGACCGCTATCGGGCGATCTATCAGGAAAGCGGCCTGCCGCTGATCCTGTTCCAGTATCCCGACGCGACCAAGGCGACTTACAACCTCGACACCCAGCTCGAGATTGCGGCGTTGCCGGGGGTCTTCGCGATGAAAAACGGCGTGCGCAACATGCGCAGGTGGGACACCGAAATTCCGGTGGTACGCCGCGAGCGGCCGAACTTGCAGATCCTGACCTGTCACGACGAATATCTTCTGCACACGATGTTCGACGTCGACGGCGCCCTGGTCGGTTACGGTGGGCTCACGCCGGAGCCCTTGATCGAGCTCATAGCTGCAGGCAAGGCCAAGGACTACGCCAAGGCCCGCGCGATCCACGACCGCCTGCTGCCGGTGACGCGCACGGTCTATCACCGCGGGTCGCACATGGAAGGGACCGTTGCGCTGAAACACGGCCTTGTCGCACGTGGCATCCTGGACCACGCGACGGTTCGCTCTCCGTTGCTGCCGCTTGAACCTGGCGCCGACGTCGAGATTGCAGACGCCTTGCGTTCGGCGGGGCTCGTCGGGCCGACATCCGCAAAATCCCGCGCGGCATGA
- the efp gene encoding elongation factor P, whose amino-acid sequence MKVIASSIRKGNIIEQDGKLYVVLTAENIHPGKGTPVSQIEMRRIGDGVKISERYKTTDQVEKATVEDHNFNYLYEDGDGFHFMNAENYDQVQVSKEIVGSSAPYLQENMTVKLSLHDGNPVAIQLPQRATLEVVETEPVTKGQTASSSYKPAVLSNGVRTAVPPHVATGTRIVVMTEDGSYVERAKD is encoded by the coding sequence TTGAAAGTCATCGCCAGCTCTATTCGCAAAGGCAACATTATTGAGCAAGACGGCAAGCTCTATGTGGTGCTTACGGCCGAAAACATCCACCCCGGCAAGGGAACCCCCGTCAGCCAGATCGAAATGCGTCGTATCGGCGACGGAGTGAAGATTTCGGAGCGTTACAAGACCACCGATCAGGTCGAAAAAGCCACCGTCGAGGACCATAACTTCAACTATCTCTATGAAGACGGCGACGGCTTCCACTTCATGAACGCCGAGAACTACGACCAGGTCCAGGTTTCCAAGGAAATCGTCGGTTCGTCGGCACCTTATTTGCAAGAGAACATGACTGTGAAGCTGTCGCTTCACGACGGTAATCCGGTGGCGATCCAGTTGCCGCAGCGCGCGACGCTGGAAGTCGTGGAAACCGAACCGGTCACCAAGGGGCAGACGGCGTCGTCCTCCTACAAGCCTGCCGTGTTGTCCAATGGCGTCCGCACCGCTGTGCCGCCGCACGTTGCCACCGGCACGCGGATTGTGGTGATGACCGAAGACGGGTCTTACGTCGAACGCGCAAAGGATTAA
- the pcaB gene encoding 3-carboxy-cis,cis-muconate cycloisomerase, with translation MSFAPATTVLDSVLFRDAFGTQAMREVFSDSALIGRYVEVEIALAKAEAKCGVIPVDAAEAIAKLADASTLDLDLLREETDNVGYPILPLVHQLAKQCGEAGRYVHWGATTQDIMDTAVVLQLREGLSLIEQDISALRRILADLSRRHRDTPMAGRTHLQQALPITFGYKTSIWLTMFDRHAERLQQLKPRVLVGQFAGAAGTLASLGDKGLEVQETLCEELGLGAPVSTWHVARDGFAEAVNFLALVTGSLGKIALDIMIMASTEFAEAYEPFVKGRGASSTMPQKRNPISSELMLAASKAVRQHAGLMLDAMIQDFERATGPWHAEWIAVPESFVLTSGALHQAKFALGGLIVDEAQMARNLDISRGLIVAEAVMMGLAPQLGRQEAHDVVYDACRRANEASISLQEALLSDPKVTARIDRATIERLTSPRNYLGLAPQMVDRVLASVSRQS, from the coding sequence ATGTCTTTCGCGCCGGCGACCACCGTTCTTGACTCCGTTCTGTTTCGCGACGCCTTCGGCACGCAGGCCATGCGCGAGGTATTTTCCGATTCGGCCCTGATCGGCCGCTATGTCGAGGTCGAGATCGCGCTGGCAAAGGCCGAGGCGAAATGCGGCGTCATTCCCGTCGACGCGGCCGAGGCGATCGCGAAACTGGCCGATGCCTCGACGCTCGACCTCGATCTGTTGCGCGAAGAGACCGACAATGTCGGTTATCCAATTCTGCCGCTGGTGCATCAACTCGCAAAACAATGCGGCGAGGCCGGCCGCTACGTGCATTGGGGCGCGACCACGCAGGACATCATGGACACGGCCGTGGTCTTGCAGCTCCGCGAGGGCCTGAGCCTTATCGAGCAGGATATCTCGGCCTTGCGCCGGATTCTCGCCGACCTGTCGCGGCGTCACCGCGATACGCCGATGGCCGGACGCACCCATCTGCAACAGGCGCTGCCGATCACCTTCGGCTACAAGACCTCGATCTGGCTTACGATGTTCGACCGTCACGCCGAACGCCTGCAACAATTGAAACCGCGCGTTCTCGTCGGTCAGTTTGCTGGCGCCGCCGGCACGCTGGCCTCGCTCGGCGACAAAGGTCTTGAGGTGCAAGAAACACTTTGCGAGGAGCTCGGCCTCGGCGCGCCCGTGTCGACCTGGCATGTCGCCCGCGACGGTTTTGCCGAAGCCGTCAACTTTCTGGCGCTGGTGACGGGATCGCTCGGCAAGATCGCGCTCGACATCATGATCATGGCTTCGACGGAATTCGCCGAGGCCTACGAGCCATTCGTGAAGGGACGCGGCGCGTCGTCGACCATGCCGCAAAAGCGCAATCCGATCTCCAGCGAGTTGATGCTCGCGGCCTCCAAGGCCGTTCGCCAGCATGCAGGCCTCATGCTCGATGCCATGATCCAGGATTTTGAGCGCGCCACCGGTCCGTGGCATGCCGAATGGATCGCGGTCCCCGAAAGTTTCGTGTTGACCTCGGGCGCGCTGCATCAGGCCAAATTCGCCCTTGGAGGGTTGATCGTGGACGAGGCGCAGATGGCCAGGAATCTCGACATTAGCCGCGGGCTGATCGTCGCGGAGGCCGTGATGATGGGGCTGGCGCCGCAGCTCGGCCGCCAGGAGGCCCATGACGTCGTCTATGACGCTTGCCGGCGCGCCAACGAGGCAAGCATCTCGCTTCAGGAGGCCTTGCTGTCCGATCCGAAGGTCACCGCGCGGATCGATCGCGCCACGATCGAGCGGCTGACCTCGCCCCGCAACTATCTCGGCCTCGCGCCACAAATGGTCGACCGGGTGCTCGCCTCTGTGTCGCGCCAAAGCTAA
- the epmA gene encoding EF-P lysine aminoacylase EpmA — MTADKSPSPWWSSARRADIKPFLAARSAITRAARAWFDEQGFTEVETAILQVSPGNETHLHAPRVELTGSDGGDVPRYLRTSPEFACKKLLAAGEAKIFEFARVFRDRERGRLHLPEFTMLEWYRANAAYDAIMADAVVLIAHAAQATGIGQFTFRGRAADPFAEPELLTVAQAFERFAGIDMLATVVDGEGDRTKLATATGTKVRITTDDTWSDIFSKILVEFVEPNLGQGRLTLLYEYPIPEAALARVASTDPRVAERFEVYACGVELANGFGELTDASEQRRRFTLAMDEKQRRYGERYPLDEDFLAAVACMPEASGVALGFDRLVMLASGATSVDQVVWTPPE, encoded by the coding sequence ATGACTGCGGACAAGAGCCCTTCGCCATGGTGGTCCTCCGCCCGGCGCGCCGATATCAAGCCGTTTTTAGCCGCCAGAAGTGCCATCACCCGGGCCGCCCGGGCCTGGTTCGATGAACAGGGCTTCACGGAGGTGGAAACGGCGATTCTGCAAGTCTCGCCGGGCAACGAGACCCATTTGCACGCGCCACGCGTCGAATTGACCGGTTCTGACGGCGGCGATGTCCCCAGATATTTGCGGACTTCGCCCGAATTCGCCTGCAAGAAGCTGCTTGCGGCGGGCGAGGCCAAAATATTCGAGTTTGCCCGGGTGTTTCGTGACCGCGAGCGCGGCCGGCTGCATTTGCCGGAATTCACCATGCTGGAGTGGTACCGCGCGAACGCCGCCTACGATGCCATCATGGCGGATGCTGTCGTGCTGATTGCTCACGCAGCCCAAGCAACGGGAATCGGACAGTTCACGTTTCGGGGACGGGCCGCTGATCCTTTCGCGGAGCCGGAGCTGCTGACAGTTGCGCAGGCATTCGAGCGCTTCGCTGGTATCGATATGTTGGCCACCGTCGTCGACGGCGAAGGCGACCGCACGAAGCTCGCAACGGCAACGGGCACCAAGGTCCGTATTACTACTGACGACACATGGTCCGATATCTTCAGTAAGATACTGGTCGAGTTCGTTGAACCAAATCTGGGGCAAGGACGCCTTACCTTACTCTACGAATATCCGATACCGGAGGCCGCGCTCGCGCGTGTCGCTTCAACCGATCCACGCGTCGCCGAGCGTTTCGAGGTCTATGCCTGCGGTGTGGAATTGGCGAATGGATTTGGTGAACTGACTGATGCTTCCGAACAACGTCGCCGCTTTACCCTTGCCATGGATGAAAAGCAGCGGCGGTACGGCGAGCGCTATCCGCTGGACGAAGATTTCCTCGCCGCGGTCGCCTGCATGCCGGAGGCAAGCGGCGTTGCGCTTGGTTTTGACAGGCTGGTGATGCTTGCAAGCGGTGCCACGTCGGTCGATCAGGTGGTTTGGACGCCGCCAGAATGA
- a CDS encoding LysR family transcriptional regulator translates to MDYAAWKLFIDAAEHGSLSKVALAYGTSQPYISRQISELEQECGGRLFERTGRGVILTQLGQRIEPKVRAWLAGTEQLTNDVRTSAGTPIGKVRIGSLPSTAHPLVSTLYKRLKQRYPLIQLTVREGQGAQIETWLEDGSVDLALLFRTSETPRNGDTYLVETSTYLVSAAGDPLTSRRTVRFSALHNLPLVLFCRPSSWRNYLEQISTERNISLNVALEADSLSLQTSIVAEGGIYTLLGPYAIAAASRDGRLRSSKLVDPVITRHIALAMSRQGNTTLACRTVMEVAKEIVKSGAAGLRRI, encoded by the coding sequence ATGGATTACGCCGCATGGAAGCTCTTCATCGACGCAGCCGAACACGGAAGCCTGAGCAAGGTTGCGCTGGCCTACGGGACCAGCCAGCCCTACATCAGCCGCCAGATCAGCGAGCTTGAGCAGGAATGCGGTGGGCGATTGTTCGAGCGAACGGGTAGAGGGGTGATCCTGACACAACTGGGACAGCGGATTGAGCCGAAGGTCCGGGCCTGGCTGGCCGGTACCGAACAGCTCACGAACGACGTGCGGACGTCCGCAGGCACGCCGATCGGCAAGGTTCGGATCGGCAGCCTGCCATCGACGGCCCACCCGCTGGTGAGCACGCTATACAAGCGACTGAAGCAACGATACCCGCTCATTCAACTAACGGTGCGAGAAGGACAAGGCGCACAGATCGAGACGTGGCTTGAGGATGGCAGTGTCGATCTTGCCCTACTATTTCGTACGAGCGAAACGCCACGAAACGGCGACACATACTTGGTCGAAACGTCGACCTACCTCGTCAGCGCGGCCGGCGATCCACTGACTTCACGGCGGACAGTACGCTTTTCAGCCCTGCACAATCTGCCACTCGTTCTGTTCTGTCGCCCCAGCAGCTGGCGCAATTATCTCGAGCAGATCAGCACGGAGCGCAACATTTCTCTCAATGTGGCCCTGGAGGCAGATTCGCTGAGCCTGCAAACCAGTATTGTGGCAGAGGGCGGCATCTATACGCTGCTCGGGCCCTATGCGATCGCAGCTGCATCCCGAGATGGGCGCTTACGATCGTCCAAGCTGGTTGATCCCGTTATCACACGCCACATTGCCCTGGCGATGTCACGTCAGGGAAATACGACGCTCGCGTGCCGAACCGTCATGGAGGTGGCAAAAGAGATCGTGAAGTCCGGGGCAGCAGGACTTCGTCGAATATAG